The DNA region gaaacctgggagccagaaatctttctgattgagaggggtcaaatacttatttccctcatcaatttataacattttttgaaatgcatttttttgttgttattctgtctctcactgttcaaataaacctaccattaaaattatagactgatcatttctttgtcagtgggcaaacatacaaaatcagcaggggaacaaatactttttttccctcactgtatatatggtaCTGGACTGTGTTAACTATATATGGTATTGGACTGTGTTAACTATACATGGTACTGGACTGTGTTAACTATACATGGTACTGGACTGTTAACTATATATGGTACTGGACTGTGTTAACTATATATGGTACTGGACTGTGTTAACTATATATGGTACTGGACTGTGTTAACTATATATGGTATAGTACTGTTTACTATATATGGTAATGGACTGTGTTAACTATATATGGTATAGTACTGTTTACTATATATGGTACTGGACTGTGTTAACTATATATGGTATAGTACTGTTTACTATATATAGTAATGGACTGTGTTTACtatacagtgggagaacaagtatttgatacactgccgatttgcaggtttttcctacttacaaagcatgtagaggtctgtaatttttatcataggtacacttcaactgtgaaatccagaaaatcacattgtatgatttttaagtaattaatttgcattttattgcatgacataagtgatttgatacatcagaaagcagaacttaatatttggtacagaaacctttgtttgcaattacagagatcatacgtttcctgtaggtcttgaccagatttgcacacacggCAGCAGGGGATTTtggccactcctccatacagaccttctccagatccttcaggtttcggggctgtcgctgggcaatacggactttcagctccctccaaatattttatattgggttcaggtctggagactggctaggccacccaggaccttcaGATGCTTCTTGGAgctactccttagttgccctggctgtgtgtttcgggtcgttgtcatgctggaagacccagccacacccatcttcaatgctcttactgagggaaggaggttgttggacaagatctcgcgatacatggccccatccatcctccccctcaatacggtctGCAGTCGtctgtcccttagcagaaaagcatcccaaagaatgatgtttccacctccatgcttcacggttgggatggtgttcttggggttgtactcatcccttcttcctccaaacacggcgagtggagtttagaccaaaaagctcaatttttgtctcatcagaccacatgaccttctcccattcatccctctggatcatccagatggtcattggcaaactttagacgggcctggacatgcgctggcttgagcagggggaccttgcctgCGCTgccaggattttaatccatgacggcgtagtgtgttactaatggttttcattgagactgtggtcccagctctcttcaggtcattgaccaggtcctgtcgtgtagttctgggctgatccctcaccttcctcatgatcattgatgccccacgaggtgagatcttgcatggagccccagaccgagggtgattgaccgtcatcttgaacttcttccattttctaataattgcaccaacagttgttgccttctcaccaagctgcttgcctattgtcctgtagcacaTCCCAGCCTtgttcaggtctacaatttaatccctgatgtccttacacagctctctggtcttggccattgtggagaggttggagtctgtttgagtgtgtggacagctgTTTTTTTATAcgaggtaacgagttcaaacaggtgcagttaatacaggtaatgagtggagaacaggagggcttcttaaagaaaaactaacaggtctgtgagagctggaattcttactggttggtaggtgatcaaatacttatgtcatgcaataaaatgcaattaattacttaaaaatcatacaatgtgattttctggatttttgttttagattccgtctctcacagttgaagtgtacctatgatcaaaattacagacctctacatgctttgtaagtaggaaaacctgcaaaattggcgtgtatcaaatacttgttctccccactgtatggtactgtactgtgttaACCATATAAGGTACTGTACTGTGTTAACTAtatatggtactgtactgtgttaACTAGATAAGGTACTGGACTGTGTTAACCATATAAGGTACTGGACTGTGTTAACTAGATAAGGTACTGGACTGTGTTAACCATATAAGGTACTGGACTATGTTAACCATATAAGGTACTGGACTGTGTTAACCATATAAGGTACTGGACTGTGTTAACCATATAAGGTACTGGACTGTGTTAACTAGATAAGGTACTGGACTGTGTTAACTAGATAAGGTACTGGACTGTTAACCATATAAGGTACTGGACTGTGTTAACTATATATGGTACTGGACTGTGTTAACTAGATAAGGTACTGGACTGTGTTTTCAGGTGAGAGACAATGCCACGCTGGTGCTGTCCAGAGTGCTTCACACCCATCGCCAGTTCCACCAGAACCAGGACAGCCATGAAGAAAGTGAGTTATCCCgaagcacagatctaggatcggcCTACCTGTCCCCCAATCCTATCCTTAATTTATCAGGGTGGGGAATGCACTACTGACCTGAGATCAGCATCTAGGAAAAACGTCTCAACTTTGGTcatgttcattatggccaaacattttGCAAGGGGAAACGAAAAGAATTTGGGAGTCCCACCCTGTTTGAGTCTGTTATCTTCTATCTGATGCCTACTGAACATGTCCCTGGTGTCTCACCCCTGTGTTGTGTGGTCTGGCGTCCCCTGTAGAAAACGCCCTGTTGGAAGATGACAAGGTGTTCCACCTGGTGCGGCCAGCAGACGAGCTGGATGAGGTCAAATCTAAGAGAGGAAGTTTGAAGGCTAAGGCTACGACTAAAGCCATCGCTGAGATCTACCTGACACGACTGCTCTCTGTCAGGTTAGTCAGTCTGATAACTACACTACATACAGCTGTTATAGCACTCTGTATAGAAGTTATAGCGCTATGTCTGCAATTATAGCACTAGTAGGAACAGTTACAACACTACATATAGCAGTTATAGTACTACGTATAGCAGTTATAGCACTACTAAGAACAGTTACAGCACTACATATAGCAGTTATAGCACTACTAAGAACAGTTACAGCACTACGTATAGCAGTTATAGCGCTACTAAGAACAGTTATAGCACTACGTATAGCAGTTATAGCGCTACTAAGAACAGTTACAGCACTACATATAGAAATTATAGCACTACTAAGAACAGTTATGGTACTAGTAGGAACAGTTATAGCACCACATATAGCAGTTATAGCACCACTAAGAACAGTTACAGCACTACATATAGCAGTTATAGCACTACGTATAGCAGTTATAGCGCTACTAAGAACAGTTATAGCACTACATATAGCAGTTATAGCACTACTAAGAACAGTTATAGCACTACATATAGCAGTTATAGCGCTACGTATAGCAGTTATAGCACTACGTATAGCAGTGATAGCACTACATATAGCAGTTATAGCACTACCAATAGGTTATAGCACTACGTATTGCGGTTATAGCACTACGTATAGCAGTTATAGCACGACGTATTGCAGTTATAGCACTCAGTATAGCAGTTATAGCACTACATATAGCAGTTATAGCACTACCAATAGCAGTTATAGCACTCGTGATTGCAGTTATAGCACTACGTATTGCAGTTATAACATTATGTTTAGCAGTTATAGTACTAGTTATAATAGGCTTGTAACACTTTAGCGCAAGTGCAGAATTACTCATTCATTACTCatttgacccggaaaatataaaatgTAGAATATGTGAAGCGCTGATTGTGtgggtggagagggagatggacTCATTGTGTGGGTGGACAGGAGATGCACTCATTGTGTGGGTGGACAGGAGATGCACTCATTGTGTGGGTGGACAGGAGATGCACTGGAAGTTGTGTGGGTGTAAGTGTGTGTTGTGGTACTTAATGTGAGCTGATGTTTTATGCGTCTGTCAGATACTATCTACTGACTACCTAatatgatatgtggttgtcccacctagctatcttaagatgaatgcaataactggaagtctctctggatatgTCCTAGTGTGAGTGTcctaatatgtgtgtgtgtcctgtgtgtgttgcagggtactCTGCAGCAGTTTGTGGATGATTTCTTCCGCAGTGTGTTGTGTTCTGGAGCGGTGGTTCCTCCTGCTGTTAAATACTTCTTTGACTTCCTGGATGAGCAGGCTCTGAAACACGACAACGTTGAGGAGGAGACTGTCCATATCTGGAAGaccaacaggtacacacacatagacacaaacacacacacacacacagatatgcacactgtatacacacacatataaacacaatAGTTCAGTACCTCCAACCTTCTTCTACACTTGACTGTTCTTACCATGTTGAAGTCCTAGGGTCTGACTGCTTTTTTACCATGTTGTAGTCCCTAGGGTCTGACTCCTTTTTACCATGTTGAAGTCCTAGGGTCTGACTCCTTTTTACCATGTTGTAGTCCTAGGGTCTGACTGCTTCTTACCATGTTGTAGTCCTAGGGTCTGACTGCTTCTTACCATGTTGTAGTCCTAGGGTCTGACTGCTTCTTACCATGTTGTAGTCCTAGGGTCTGACTGCTTCTTACCATGTTGTAGTCCTAGGGTCTGACTGCTTTTTTACCATGTTGTAGTCCTAGGGTCTGACTGCTTCTTACCATGTTGTAGTCCTAGGGTCTGACTGCTTCTTACCATGTTGTAGTCCTAGGGTCTGACTGCTTCTTACCATGTTATAGTCCTAGGGTCTGACTGCTTCTTACCATGTTGTAGTCCTAGGGTCTGACTGCTTCTTACCATGTTGTAGTCCTAGCGTCTGACTCCCTTTTTACCATGTTGTAGTCCTAGCGTCTGACTGCTTCTTACCATGTTGTAGTCCTAGGGTCTGACTGCTTTTTACCATGTTGTAGTCCTAGCGTCTGACTCCTCTTTACCATGTTGTAGTCCTAGCGTCTGACTGCTTCTTACCATGTTGTAGTCCTAGGTCTGACTGCTTCTTACCATGTTGAAGTCCTAGGGTCTGACTGCTTCTTACCATGTTGTAGTCCTAGGGTCTGACTGCTTCTTACCATGTTGTAGTCCTAGGGTCTGACTGCTTCTTACCATGTTGTAGTCCTAGCGTCTGACTCCTCTTTACCATGTTGTAGTCCTAGGGTCTGACTGCTTCTTACCATGTTATAGTCCTAGGGTCTGACTGCTTCTTACCATGTTGTAGTCCTAGTCTGACTCCTCTTTACCATGTTGTAGTCCCTAGGGTCTGACTGCTTCTTACCATGTTGTATATCTAGCGTCTGACTCCTCTTTACCATGTTGTAGTCCTAGGGTCTGACTGCTTCTTACCATGTTGTAGTCCTAGGGTCTGACTGCTTCTTACCATGTTGTAGTCCTAGGGTCTGACTCCTTTTTACCATGTTGTAGTCCTAGGGTCTGACTGTCCTACCTTCCTGGAAGTTATCAGAGTGAATTATTTAACTCCTGTTGATGGGAACTATTAAATATAGATACTGCTTGTGATGTATATTTGATTGACAGGTTGGAATGAGTGTCAGAGTAAGAGCTGTAGTCAGGATGAGGAGCTGAAAGACTGAATTCATTAGACTCTAGAGACATCTCTCTCACTATCTatcttctcctctttcactcactccctctctttcttcccctgtttctcttctctccatTCTCAGTCCCTTCCTCTttatctaactctctctctctctctctctctctctctctctctctctctctctctctctctctctctctctctctctctctctctctctctctgtctctctgctttccctccctctctctttctctccctccctctgtctctctctccctccctccctctctctctccctccctccctccctctctgtttctctccctccctctctctttctctcccctccctctctttctctccctccctctctctttctctcactcccctctatctcgctctccctctctctatctctccctctctctctctctctctatctctccctccctccctctatctcgctctccctctctctatctttccctccctcactccctctctctccctctctctatctctccctccctccctccctccctccctccctctatctcgctctccctctctctatctctccctctttccctccctcactccctctctctctctctctctctctctcctccctccctcccttatctccctctctattctccctctctcctcctccctccctccctctatctcgctctccctctctctatctctccctcctccctcccctctatctcgctctacctctctctatctctcccacccctctcctaCATATCAGCAAGAGGAGATATCAGCAAGCCAATTAAATGAGGGCTTCCAGTGAATGTGTTATGTGATGCAGCTAACAAAGCTTGATAATTATACCCGCTATCCTTGGATAATGTTCCCCAGGCCTTATATCCAGTAAAGAATAGGTTTTTAGGGGGTTAGAGCTGTTGTGAAGCTGAGCTggctagaggggggagagagggagagaaaggaaagagagagtgagcgagcatCCAGCGAACAAATATAAATTCTTAAAGAGGCTCTAGCTCGGTGTATGCCGAGGTGACCTGGAGGAgaagacacgcgcacacacacgcacacgcacagagACAGACCGCAGACTCATTAGGAATTCACTCGACCAAGGCTGATTCAGAGGTAGACGGAGATCTGATGACCCCTGTAGGCTCCTCCAGTCAGCATTCTAATAACACAGAACTCAAGTCCTTCTCAAAGGAGTAGAATCTCACCACTTGAATAGGATTTCTATGGGCTGAGGCTGGAGGACTCTGGCAGGTGGTGGGATTATTAGGCTTTATTCAGCCTTACTCACACTTGTTTAGTTGTGGTTTCCTGTGTTGAGTTAAGATGTCTGGGTTTGAGTGACTCAGCTGGTCTGTGAGGGAGAACGGGAAAAGGATCTGTTATCTTGTTAAATTAGATGGGAAGGAGTTGGGCTTTAGTTTGGACAGCCTGCAACTGTTTCACCTTGCTCTTATGCTGGGTTAAGCtgtgctgctctgtgtgtgtgtgtgtgtgtgtatatactaaTGTGTGTGTTCTCCTTCCCCAGCCTGCCCTTGCGTTTCTGGGTGAACATCCTGAAGAACCCTCACTTCATCTTTGACGTGCACGTGACCGGAGGTGGTGGACGCGTCGCTGTCCGTCATCGCTCAGACCTTCATGGACGCCTGCACCAAGACGGAACACAAACTGAGCCGGGAATCTCCCAGCAACAAGCtgctctatgcaaaggagatctCCACCTATAAGAAGATGGTGGACGAGTGAGTTCTCTCATATTCATCCCCAGAACATATGATAATGAGGATTGGATTGACTGCCAATCTAATGAGCCGATACTGCAGTACTCTTGACCAATATAGAGAATAGGTTGCAGTCCGAACACACCAGATGTAGTATTATCTCTTCTAGTGCATCATAAACAACACAGGGGATAGGTTGGTAGGACCTGTCAGCCAATCAGACATCTCATCTcgctctccttctgtctctcctcagTTACTACAAGGGAATCAAGCAGATGGTCCCAGTCAGTGACCAGGACATGAACACACACCTGGCTGAGGTGTCCAGGGTACGTACCTGTGTGTTCACGTGTGACCTCACATCtgtttgtggttgtgtgtggGCAGTCTTCTATTGCATCATCAGAATACACCAATAAGATTCATCCTTCCTTCTTTGTCCTCTCCAGGAACACACAGACAAGCTGAATACCCAGGCGGCCTTGCACCAGCTCTACCAGTATGCCAGCAAATACTATGACGGGGTAAAAACCTTACTACTCACTTCCTTGTTTGGTGGTTTGAAGGCCCTATCCACTTGGTTAAGAACCTTAGGACTCACTTCCTTGTTTGGTGGTTTGAAGGCCCTATCCACTTGGTTAAGAACCTTAGGACTCACTTCCTTGTTTGGTGGTTTGAAGGCCCTATCCACTTGGTTAAGAACCTTAGGACTCACTTCCTTGTTTGGTGGTTTGAAGGCCCTATCCACTTGGTTAAGAACCTTAGGACTCACTTCCTTGTTTGGTGGTTTGAAGGCCCTATCCACTTGGTTAAGAACCTTAGGACTCACTTCCTTGTTTGGTGGTTTGAAGGCCCTATCCACTTGGTTAAGAACCTTAGGACTCACTTCCTTGTTTGGTGGTTTGAAGGCCCAATCCACTTGGTTAAGAACCTTAGGACTCACTTCCTTGTTTGGTGGTTTGAAGGCCCTATCCACTTGGTTAAGAACCTTAGGACTCACTTCCTTGTTTGGTGGTTTGAAGGCCCTATCCACTTGGTTAAGAACCTTAGGACTCACTTCCTTGTTTGGTGGTTTGAAGGCCCTATCCACTTGGTTAAGAACCTTAGGACTCACTTCCTTGTTTGGTGGTTTGAAGGCCCTATCCACTTGGTTAAGAACCTTAGGACTCACTTCCTTGTTTGGTGGTTTGAAGGCCCAATCCACTTGGTTAAGAACCTTAGGACTCACTTCCTTGTTTGGTGGTTTGAAGGCCCTATCCACTTGGTTAAGAACCTTAGGACTCACTTCCTTGTTTGGTGGTTTGAAGGCCCTATCCACGTGGTTAACTACCTCTGCATTGTCCCTACATCCTGTAGGAAATTAGACAAATGAATGGCACTTGCTGTCGCAGAAAATCTGTTTACTACTCTGTCTCTTCTGTGTCCTCTCTcgtttcccctccctccctccctccctccagatcaTCCAGTCTTTAGATGAAGACCCAGCCGCCCAGAGTAAACAGCTGACCCTGCGGCTGCAGCAGATAGCCGCCGCCCTCGAGAACAAGGTCACTGACCTTTAACCTCTGACCCCCAGAGAGGTGGGGACAGATATAGGGGGAGGAGCTATGGGACCACTGTAGACCAAGATGAGGGGGACCGGAGACTGAGGCAGAACTCGTTAACTTCAGACTATTACAGTACCAACCACGAAGAGTTACACATGTCAATCTTCCGCCTAGAGACAGGATGTGGGAAACTATGGCGTTTGGGGAAAATACTTGTGAAGGAGCAGAACTACAGGGCCAAACTTGGACAGGATGATCCCTAAtcactccatctccctctctctctctgactctatgGATCCTATAGACTCTGAATGAGCAAGGGCCTACAGTATAGTCCCTGAGTGAGCTAGCAGACTGTAAACCCCGACAGAGGATATACGGTACACCGCCATTGACCAACCATAGCAACTATACCTGTCAGCCTCATGACATAAAACCTGGTGTTGATGACTTACAGCTTGTACAGATAATCAGATGTTTAATGTGCTCCAGAGTTAAGGAGTATTGTATGTACATATATTTTTATGGCGAGGCTTTATGCAAAAGACGCTTTACATACCCAgatgaaattattttttaaatggaTGGATGGGCACAACTAAGTTTGTTAATTTGTGTTTTTAAAACGTTTCTAGAAGCGAAGAAACAGGGTGTTCCATGATGTCATGTATCCTGTGTTTAATCGATTGGTTGCTTACTGTGTAATCTGCGTTGCCATTGGCTAGTTATGACTGGTTAATGATGTTGTTATTCTAAAATGGCCGAACTTTTGTTTTTGCCGTGATTTTTATTTGTCATTGATATATTTTTTCATTCAGTTCTCCTGTGTAGTGCAGTatgtaggggaatagggtgcaacaGCCTGAACCACTTCATATGAATGACTGTGTCACTATTCAGGGTCAGCTCTCCCCCTAAACAGTAGTAAAACACACCAACAAGACCAGTACTAAAAGATGAAGCACATTCATACTGTACCATTGATATCAACGTCTCACTGAAACTAACTGACGGACCAAGTTAGAGCTCTCTCACACACTAGCCTTTGGTTTGACTAAGTGCCAATCGACAGTAGAGCTGAAGTGAACATCTTCTCATTtttattcaagcaacacatcatTTGCCTTAATTTTTCCATCTTGGGTCCAGAAACGGTGCATATGTGGATAGATGAATCAGTGCTTGTTAATCTGAAATGTAACCACTTTAGCTCGATGCTAATAATACAAAATGTTTGCTGTTATGTGCTATGCCATAATTgttttttgtataatttttttaactgTTTATTTCAAAATGGCTCTTAttgtttgtgtgtgaaacaaGAGACTAGATATTGAAGAGAGAAATGCTAAAATGATCATTACATATGTATATAATTGAATGGTACTTTTATAAATCATTGAACTGTGAACCACCATGACTCGTGGAGGTTGTCAACTCGGTACAGGTACTGCCTTTTTCTATTGAGCAATTCTTCTGGAAACCATTTGAATGGATTTCAAACGTCATCCTTAAATAATTTGCCAAATAGTTTTCCCCATTTGCTTTATTTGCTATGCAAACTGCCGAATCATTTTCAATCACTCCTCAAATATATTTGAATACTAAACCCATGTGTTGTCATCCTGAAGCTATACGGGGGGTAGATGAATAGAATTAGTCTATGGCGCATGATGTGATGCTGCATATTCCCTCAATCTCCCATACAGTGTGCATATCCTCACGCATTGACCTGGTGATCTATTTAAGGGTGCGTGCCAAATGGGGGCCCCAAAAAAAGTGCACTATCAAGGcaatagtgccatttgggacgcaacctaagTGTGTCGGAGTTCATCTGAGCATTGTTAGGTTGTTCCTTACTGCGTTCACCACATAGAGTTTCACAAGTGTCCCCATTTGACCCTATCATAAATATTAATTCATCTTTTAAATTGGAAATTCGAGCTCTTTCCTCAAGTACAGGATTCGTCTCAGTTCATCTGAGGATGCTGGTTTCTCCATGCTTGCCACCTATATGGCGAATGAGGACCAATCCTAATATGGGATATGACTAAGCACCTAATGCAGACACCTAACTCTGTCATTAATATTAATACGACTTGAGAGGAAAATGAGACTCTTTCCTCAAGTTGTGATTCGTCTCAACCCCTCTGTTACCATAGCAGGTGGCTAAGGCCTGATTGAGGATgtgtccccaaatggcacccaatcccTATGGGGCCctggtaaaagtagtgcactatatagtgaatagggtgccatttgggactgaacCTCAGTGATCCTGCCCAGGGGGGTAGATGGCATCAGCAGACTGTCTAGTGTTGGTGTGGCGTGGCTGCCTGTCACATACCCAGTCTCTGCCCACTCTAGACGACCCACACCAGCCAGACAGACGGACACAGCAGGGGAACTCCTTTGATCTCTAATTATAACCAGACTGCACAAATCATCACTGACTTGACTAATTTATGCATTTTTCATTTTCTCTttgtcactttctctctcttgttctctggtTCTTTCtcactactctctctctgtctctgtctctctgtggctctgtgtctctctgtctttctctgcttATTTTTGCCTTTTCTATTTATCCAGGAAGTGACTTAATGAATAGAgaagtgataataataataaaggtaGTGATGatgggaggagaaaagagggaaaGCCTAATTCTCTTTATTATCAGAGAATTAGGCTTtccccaaatggtaccctattccctatgttccCTACATTGGTCAATGGTAGGGCacaatgtagggaacagggtgtgggccctggtcaagggTAGGGCacaatgtagggaacagggtgccatttggaacacagcctAATTGTAAAAACCATGATACTGTCAGCACTGTAATGGGTAAGTGATCTGTTTGCCAGTGAGTGTTGACTGACTGAATACAGCGGACCAGTGTTTTTTCCCCTACATCCTATCGATGTGTTTTGGACTACAGATGAAAGCTTTGTTGGGCTGCAGACAGGGCTGTAGCAACGACTGATTAATCAATTCCAGTGAGGAAAAAACGCAATACTCTCCACTTCTTAGATGGTTCAGAAAGGAAAGGTTGGTGGAGGGCTTTATGACGCCACCCACACCCAACTGAGTGTTTTGTAGTCAGAGAATGTTTATCAAGACTCATTTTATTCAAGAGAtcagctagtgtgtgtgtgtgtgtgtgtgtgtgtgcctgtccttCCATGTGTAGTTCCGAGCAATGTTTGTCGCCATGCAGTTGTGTGTGAACTCTTCTGACTGAGACAGATCTGTGTGATTCCCCCTCTGTCTGTTAAGCCTGTTGGTGTTCCTGACTGTGGCCTGGACTGGGTTGGCATGAAGGGTGGCGAGAAGATGTCCGCCTGCACACGTTAGTGAATCTGCTGCCTGGCTGTGTGGAGAAGAAGTCAAtctgctgcctgcctggctggctggctggctggctggctggctggctggctgtgtggaGAAGTCGTCAAtctgctgcctgcctggctggctggctgtgtggaggagaagttaatctgctgcctggctggctggctggctggctggctggctggctggctggctgtgtggaggagaagttaatctgctgcctggctggctggctggctggctggctggctggctggctggctgtgtggaGAAGTCGTCAAtctgctgcctgcctggctggctggctggctgtgtggaggagaagttaatctgctgcctgcctggctggctgtgtggaggagaagttaatctgctgcctgcctggctggctggctgtgtggaggagaagtTAATCTGCTGCCTGCCTAGCAGAGGAGAAGTGGGAAACACATCTGGAGACTGTCAGCCACATACTCCCCCTTCTCAGCCCCGTCCAGGTCTGGTCTGGGGCTCCTCTCCTCTGCAATCTCAGCCATGACTAACTGAACTCTGGCCAACACTGGTCCAACAGCCAGGCCAGGCGTTCCATCCCTCTAAATCTTTTAAACCCCCAACACCACATACAGAACCCTTTGTTTTGTATGCCAGTCTGTTCAGAAGACATTGTAGTGAATGTATGCCAGTCTGTTCTGCAGATGTCCTTCTGTGTATATTTGAGTGTAAACAGTGATATTCTATTGAGAGAACCTCCAAGCAGTTCGCACAAGAGCTCTGTAAAGACATTCTCATTAGCCCAAAG from Coregonus clupeaformis isolate EN_2021a unplaced genomic scaffold, ASM2061545v1 scaf3768, whole genome shotgun sequence includes:
- the LOC121563297 gene encoding LOW QUALITY PROTEIN: plexin-B2-like (The sequence of the model RefSeq protein was modified relative to this genomic sequence to represent the inferred CDS: deleted 1 base in 1 codon); amino-acid sequence: LAGRALYKLFKAIKHQVEKGSSGRLEMKKAKYTLNDHGLLGDDVGVLRPGRARLTPVKVLNCDTISQVKEKIIEQVYRNLPYTQRPKVDSVALEWRPGSTGQILSDMDLTSQKEGRWKRLNTLAHCNVRDNATLVLSRVLHTHRQFHQNQDSHEEKNALLEDDKVFHLVRPADELDEVKSKRGSLKAKATTKAIAEIYLTRLLSVKGTLQQFVDDFFRSVLCSGAVVPPAVKYFFDFLDEQALKHDNVEEETVHIWKTNSLPLRFWVNILKNPHFIFDVHVTEVVDASLSVIAQTFMDACTKTEHKLSRESPSNKLLYAKEISTYKKMVDDYYKGIKQMVPVSDQDMNTHLAEVSREHTDKLNTQAALHQLYQYASKYYDGIIQSLDEDPAAQSKQLTLRLQQIAAALENKVTDL